One genomic region from Penaeus monodon isolate SGIC_2016 chromosome 24, NSTDA_Pmon_1, whole genome shotgun sequence encodes:
- the LOC119588888 gene encoding uncharacterized protein LOC119588888 has translation MLKEKEPNGVDKLLAWYSCSIIAVSPNSHQRVHFWDDIETLYNGKLTKKSKLYWLEPMLDDQCVIRVGGRQLSEYSDHSAKLILLPKDHPVAALIIQDIHIFVARHLGREHTLDNLRRHYWIVAGRPLIDRILRNCFTCRRVSSKPLTQRQDELPLERISANNPPFTHTGVDCFGPFNVIAVHLELLHSLDTDEFINALMQFITKRGTPKKIFSDRGSNFQRANKDIRAKTRSWATVYKMCKALHRRDIECVFHPPMASHMGGV, from the exons ATGTTAAAAGAGAAAGAACCCAATGGGGTTGACAAGCTCTTAGCATGGTACTCATG TAGCATAATTGCAGTCAGCCCAAACAGCCATCAAAGGGTTCATTTCTGGGATGATATTGAGACACTTTATAATGGAAAACTTACTAAGAAAAGCAAACTCTACTGGCTTGAGCCAATGCTTGATGACCAATGTGTGATCCGAGTTGGAGGTCGCCAGCTGAGTGAATATAGTGATCATAGTGCTaagctcatcctccttcctaaAGATCACCCTGTAGCAGCCCTAATTATCCaagacatacacatatttgttgcAAGGCACTTAGGAAGGGAACATACCTTGGACAACTTGAGGAGACATTACTGGATAGTGGCAGGTCGACCTTTAATCGATCGCATCCTGAGGAACTGCTTCACTTGTCGCCGGGTTAGTAGCAAACCACTAACACAACGACAGGATGAATTGCCTTTGGAAAGAATATCAGCTAATAATCCACCTTTCACCCACACTGGAGTAGACTGCTTTGGGCCATTTAATGTGAT AGCTGTACACCTTGAATTACTACATTCCCTTGATACAGACGAATTCATCAACGCCCTCATGCAATTCATAACGAAGCGGGGCACTCCTAAAAAGATCTTCTCTGACAGAGGATCTAACTTTCAGAGAGCCAACAAGGACATCCGTGCTAAAACACGCAGCTGGGCTACAGTTTATAAGATGTGCAAAGCGTTACACAGGAGAGACATCGAGTGCGTTTTCCACCCTCCCATGGCCTCCCACATGGGTGGTGTATGA